One Methanosphaera sp. WGK6 genomic window, TTTTTTTACTTTGTTCTATTTTTCATTAAATTCAATAACTATTTTTAATAAATATAATAATTATAGGAGTATTATTTTTATGAAAAAGTTAGGATTTGGATTAATGAGATTACCATTACTTGATGAAGATGATGTTTCTAGTATTAACCAGGAATTATTCAATGAAATGGTAGATTTATTCATGAAGTGTGGTTTTACTTATTTTGACACAGCATATATTTATTTAAAAGGAAATAGTGAAAAATCATTTAAAAAAGCTGTTGTAGATAGATATCCTAGAGATTCATTTGTTGTTGCAGATAAATTACCTATATTTGATCTTGAATCTACTAGTCAAATGCAGGATGTATTTGAGGAACAATTAGAACGTTGTGGTGTAGATTACTTTGATTATTATCTGCTACATAACGTATCTACAAAACATGTTTCAAAGTTTACTGATATAGATTCATTTAAGTTTGTTAGAGATATGAAGGCTTGTGGAAAAATTAAACATATTGGTATTTCTTGTCATGATACTCCAGAATTTCTAGATAATATATTGACTAAACATCCTGAAATAGAATTTGTTCAGCTACAAATTAATTATCTTGACTGGATGGATAAGAATATTCAAGCTAGAAATTGTTATGATATTGTATGTAAACATGGCTTAAAAGTAGTTATAATGGAGCCTTTAAAGGGTGGGGCTTTAATTAATGTTCCACATGATGTTAAAGGATTATTTAAAAATTATGATGAAACTAGGAGTGTTGCTTCATGGGCTATGAGATTTAATCTTTCATTAGATAATGTTCTTGTAATATTGAGTGGTATGAAAAATATGGATGATTTACAAGATAATATTTCAACAGTAGATAACTTTAAAGGAATAAGCAAAGAAGAATCTAATATTTTAAACAAAGCTGTAGATATAATTAATGATACTAGTGCTATTAAATGTACTTCTTGTAATTATTGTATAGATAATTGTCCTGCTAATATTAATATTTCCAAGTTTTTTGAATTATATAATACTCAGAAATTATTGAACCAATCTCATTCGATTGCAATGTATTATAGGAATTATGTTTCTGATTCAAATCATAAAAAACCATCAGATTGTTTAAAGTGTAATAAATGTTTAGATTATTGTCCACAAAAATTAAATATTCCTGATAATTTGGATAAAGTAGGACAATTATTTGAATAGTGGAGAATAATTAATCATTATGGCTTGTGGTAATATTTCAATTTTTTTTTCTTTTGTTATTATAATATTTTTTCTTTATTCTATTATTTTATCATATGAGCATTTTTTCATTTAAAATTTTATAATTCATATTCTATTTTAATTTAAATGTCTACTAGTACCCCTATACCTATAGATAGTTTATATATTACTTAGAATATAATTAATAGTATAAATTTAAATTTATTCGTTAATTAAAGCGTAATTGATTTGATTTAATAAATAAGAATTTTTGGAGTGAAAAATATGCATGTGCCTGATGGAATAATTCCATTTAATTTTCTAATAATCTATGCAATAATAGCAATTATATTACTTGTATATGTATTCTACAATGCACGTGGAAAACAATTATCTGAGAAAAATATACCCTTAATAGCACTATTTGTGGTAGCTACAGTAATAGTTCAATTTATAGAATTACCTATAATTCCTTTGGCTTGTATTCATTTATCATTAATAGCAATAATAGCTTTATATGATGTGAAAACATCTATGATAGTTTACATGTTTGTAACTATAATACAAGCATTTCTAGGAGAAGGTGGCGTAAGTACACTTGGAATAAACTTACTTAACCTTGCAATAATAGCACCACTACTAGCATATGGAATATATCACATATTACATAAAATTAATAGGGATATTGCATTATTTGCATCAGGTTTTGGAGCAGTAGCAGTTATTGGATTAATTGTAGCAATTGAATATGCTGTAGCTGGAACACTACCTATTACTTATGGATTATACACTATAGTTCCTGTAGAAATATTTGTAGGTATACTTGAGGGAATTGCAACTGTTCTTGTAATGAGATTACTCAGTAAAGTTAAACCAGAATTAGTACCGGTAATGAATGATAACTAGTTTTTAGTTATTAAATAACTCTTTTTTTATATTTTTTTTTAATAAAGTTTAATTAGATTAATTAATATAATAATATTTAATTAACTATAATGGAAAATTATAATATGATTTCTGATAATAATGAAGCATTAACTATTTTTAATGAAATTACTGGATTAAATGAGTTATCAAGTAGTTTTAAAAATACACTTGATGAATTAAATTTAACAGAAACGGATGGTTATATTATTAAACTTAAACTAAATGATGAAATAATATCAGGAAAATTAACATCAGAACATATTGAAGATAGGTTAAATCTAATTTTAAACAAACTAGCTGCTGAAAAAACATGTGGAAATTATAGTTATAATTATTCCAAAGATATTTTACTCTTTTTACATAATCAAGAAGATAATAAATTAACATGTGATGAATGTAATCTACCAATATTGCCTATTGATAAATATTGCAGTCATTGTGGAAGTAAATGTACTCCAAAGATAGGATTATTTGACTTATTATCTAGTATAAATGCATCATATATTAAGCCAGGAGATATTATAAAGATTAATTTGGATAATACAATTGAAAAAACAACTTTTGAAGAAAAGCATATGATTATTGAAGAAAATATTTTGGATAATATAAGTTTAGAATCATTATATGATATTCAAATTAAAAAAAATCATCTAAATGTATTATTTACTAATGTTTTAGTACTTAATTATATTCAAAAACATGATAATATATCTAATATAACAAGTATTTGTGCTAGATATGATATTAATGATTCACAGGGTGTTATGCATAGTTTAATTAATAATGGCTTATTGGAGTTTAAAGTGGATCATAAAATTTATAATAAAGTTATGGATGTACTAGCAGTACTTGATATTAGAACTAATAAAATAAGTAGTGATAGACGGGTAAATCATTATTTGTTAACAAGGTATGGTGAACAATTCTTAAAAGACAATAATTATATTTTATTGTATGATGAGTATTTTAAGAATTCTGTAGTTGATGATATAGTATTATTTGATGAAATATACAATAATAATGAAAAATCAGGTAATGTGATGGTCTTGTTTATTAAGACTAAACGACTAGAATTTAGGGAAAATAATCAATTTGTTGAGTATTTATCTACATTTGATTTAGAAGCATATTATTATGAATCTATGGGTATGGTTGATGAGTGGATTCAAACATTATTTATGAAGTTTATTATTGGACTTAGTGAAAATTATTCTTCAAAATCACTAAAACCTATTGATTATGAGTTTACTAGTTATTTGATTAACCTATTGAAAAAAGAGTCATTGAGTTTATCCAATCTTAAAAATTATTTCTTTAATGCTTATGATAATTTAGATAATGCTAGTTTTATTTTTGATAGGAAAACTTGTTTTAATTATCTTTTAAGATGTTTTAATGGTGATGATATTAATAATATGAATTTTGAATTATATGATTTATGTAATGATTTGTAATTATATTTTATTTTTTCAGAATTTTTGCATATGATTTTTCAAAGTATTCCTTGTTTTTGTTTAATTTTTTATGTACTTCTTTATCATTACTTAGTTCATAACTTGTTATTAGTATGTTCATTAAGTAAACATTTCTAAGTATTGGATTGTTTATTGATGTATCTTGTGTACATATTGTTTTTGCTATTGGTTTTGTTTTATTTTTCTTAAATTCTTGTTTTATTTCTTCATATAGTGTTTTATCAATAAATGAGTCTAATATTTTTATTATACTTTCACTCATGCTTTTTCCAATTATAAATCCTCTTAGAATTATTGTTTTATCGTAATTTATTTGTTCACATATATTGTTGAATGAAGAATATGACACGTATTGTTCGGGAAGGTATGTTTTTTCTGTGCTACTTGCACAGTATTCACTTATGAGTAATAGTGATGGTATTGTTAGTATTGTTTGGACAAATGAGTCAAGCATTGTTGTTTTCTTGACATTCCAGATGTACATTAGTATTTCTTTAATTATTTCATTAAATAAGTGGTGTGTTAGTTCATGGAGTATTGTTGCTATTTGTATTGCTGGGTCAAATTGTTGGTCAATACAGAGTATGTTATATGCATATTCTCCATAATTGTTTCCTTTGTTTTTGTAGATTACTTTTGTGTAGGCTTCTGCGATTGCTGTTATGCGTTCTAGAGGGGACATATTTTTTTTGTAGATTATTTTGTTTTCACCCGTTGTTATTATGTTTTCTATTATTACTTCATATGCTTCTATTGTTAGTATTTTATCGGTTAGGTTGTGATAGTGTTTTTCTGTGAAGAGTTCTGTTATATTGTTTATTTGTCTTGTTTCTTCTTTGAAGTTATGAAGGTATTCCTCACAGTTTTTACAATGTGTTTGTTGTGTGTTGTTTTTTGTACCACAGTTTGAACAATAGATTGTCTTTGTCATAGTAATCAAGTTTTTGGATGGTATTTATTTTATTTCTTTGATTAGTGCATCTACTAGTTTGAGGATTTTGGGATTGCATTCATGGTATACCCATATGCCTTCTTTTTCACTTGTTATAAATCCTGCATTTTTTAGTATTTTTAGGTGGTGTGATATGTTTGATTGTGGTTTTTGTAGTACTTCTTGTATTGCACATGTACATTTTAGTCCATTTCCGAGTAGGTAGATTATTTTTAGTCTTGTTGGATCGGATAGTGCTTTTAGTTTTTCGGAGTATTCTTCAAATTCTTCTGTTGTTGGAAGTGTTTGGTTTAACTCCGTTAATTCTTTTATATTTTCTTTTTTTAGTTCTTCATGATTCATATTATTTTAGCATCCTATAAAAATTGTTGAATATTATGTTTATATTTGTTTTTTTATTTTTATAAAATTAGGTGTGGTTTTTGAAGAAAAATAAATAACCTTTTATTGTTTTAAAGGTTAAATATTTTATTTTTGATAAATAAATTTAATTTTTATTCGTGTTTTTTAGAGTTCATAGGATAAAATTTGTTTTATTTTTAAAAATTAACTTTTTATTAATTTTATGTAGTTATTGTAGTTTTTTTTGAATTAAATGTAATATTTCGTGTTTTGGGTGTTTTTATTACTTTTTAATTCATTTATTTTTTTATCTAAATAACTATGTATATATCAATATATGTTAATATATATGTTTTATGGTTATTTTTTGAAAAACATTTATATAGTAGATGTAATATATTTCTTACATGTAAGATATTTTTTACATTTATTTTGGTGGTGATAACCATGAAAACAAAAATTAATTACTTCGTAAAAAACTCAAATTTAAATCAAGAACAAATACTTAAAAAAATAAATATTTCTCAAAAAACATGGGATGCAATAATTGATGAAAAATATGTACCAACACTTCTAACAGCACATAAAATAACCAAAGCACTAAATTGTAATCATATTGATGAAGTATTTTTTGAATAAAAAAAAGGTGTAAACAATGATATTGGACATCTATAAAGATTCGTTAGAATACAATACTCAAAATATTAAAACAATATTAACTCTAGGAATACCCACTATGTTACTTGCAGTATTATCAATACTCATGTTATACAATATAATCTATTTCAAGGGTAATCTACGAATAAATCTATTTGGAATAATTATTGTTTTATCAATAATTTCCATAGTATTCATAGAAGGTTATAATTATAGAATAATTCAAACAGCAACACATGGATTAATTAATGGTTGTGACAAATTACCATTATTTAATAATTATAAGAAACTGCTGATTGATGGAATAAAGGTAAGTATAATTAAAATAATATACCATATAATTCCAATAACTTTAATCTACTTATCAATAAATAGACCATTACTATGTATACCTGCTATATTAATATATGTATTAATGAAAATATTATTCATGATTGCCATAGCTAACATGAGTATTACTAATAAAATGAAATCTTATCAGTTTATTATTGAACCATATATTTTAATGATTAATAGTAGAGCCACAGGTTTAATTTATAATATTAAATAAGAATTACTATATTTATGATTAGTTTCTTATAGAACTAAAATTTTTTTATAAAATTTGTGTAGGTGAAAGGATATATTTAAATACTTGGTGTAATATATTTTTTACATAATGTATTTCTTAAACAAGTATTAATAAAAAAAGGTGACACAATGAAAACAAACATAAGCTATTTGAGAAAAGCATTAAATTTAAGTCAACAAGAATTAGCAGACAAAACAGGTGTTACAAGACAAACAATAAATGTCTTAGAAAATGGGCGATATAATCCATCATTAATGGTTGCATATAAAATAACTAAAATATTAGAATGTAAACATATAGAAGATGTGTTTATATTAGATGAAAATGAAGATAATGAGGACTAAAAAAATGATATTAGATATTTATAAAGATGCTTTTGAATATAGTGTTCAAGATGTAAAAACACTAATAATAATGGGAATAATGGTATTCTTAAGCTTTCTAATAATTCCCCTATTCATGCTTACAGGATATGAATACAGAGTAATAAAAACAGCAGTAAATGGAATGATTAATGGTGATGAAAAATTACCATCTTTTGACAACTGGGAAAAAATGATAGTAGATGGAATCAAAGTATGTCTAATAAAACTAGTATACTTACTAATACCCATACTACTAACATTAATCTCTATAAAATATGTATCTGGACTAATAATCATAGCACTAATAGCATTCATAGTATTTGACATGTTATCCATGGTTGGAATAGCTAACATGGTAAATCATAATGATGATATAAAAGCAGCATTTACTAATGATGTAATAGATATAATACGATCCATTGGTATTTTCAAATACCTAGAATTCTATTTAGGTATGATTATAATAAATTTAGTGATAAATACAGTGTACTTTGCATTAATTTCCCTAATAATATTCCTATTTTTAGGAATTTCAATATACAGCATATTATCAGGACCAGCAATCATACTAGCTATAGCAACATCACTTTTATGTTCACTAGCATATTCATTCATTGTAGCTCCATATATACTAGTATTTAACAGTAGAATAACTGGTTTAATATACAATATTAGATAAAAATTTTAAAAATATATAATAATCTAAAAACAAATTCAAGTTTAGAATCCTAAAGTTCTAAACATTTTATTCTTTTTTTTTCTAATAAAAATTTAGCATTTCTTTAAAAAAAATAATTAAAGTGGAATTTTATATATTAAAGAATTTCTTAGTATTTCTTGTCACATGTTCTGCAAGTTCATCAGGGTTTATATTCATTTCCTTAGCAATTCTATTTAATATATGTGGTAGGTATTTTGGTTCATTACGATTCTTTTTAGGTTTTGTCTTGAAATCTCTTGGAAGAAGAAATGGTCCATCAGTTTCAATCATTAGCTTTTCTGGTGGTATAACTTTTATTGCTTTAAGAAGTTCTTGGTTACGACGTTCATCACAAATCCAGCCAGTTACACCAATATAACAGCCAAGATCAAGATAGTCTTCAGCTTCATATTTGGTTCCTGTAAAACAATGTACAACAGATCTTTTAGCTACATTTTCATGTTTTCTAAGTATTTTTGCAAAATCATCATATGCTTCTCTGTCATGGAGAAATACTGGCATATCTAGTTCTTCTGCAAGTTTAACTTGTTCTTCAAACCATTTACGTTGTATATTTTGTGGTGAATAGTTACGATTATAATCAAGTCCACATTCCCCTATAGCTACTACACAATCATTTACTGCAAGTTTTCTTAGGGTATCTATTGTATATTCATCACATGTCTTTGCATCATGTGGATGAACACCACATGTAGAATAGAGTACTCCTGGGTATTTACTTGCATATTCTGCTGCACTAATACTTGAGGCTATACTACTACCTGTGATAATAGCCTTTGTCACTCCAACATTCTCTGCTTCTTTCATAACATTGTGTCTGTCCTTACTGTATGATTTATGCATTAAGTTAAGACCTATATCTATAAGTTCCATAATATGTGTTTCCTATTTTCTATAATTTTATTATATTTTTTTTAATATTTAGTTTTTGGAATAAAATAAGAATTTTTTTTTAAAAAAAAGTAGGGTTTTGGAGGTTATCCAAGTAGTGCACTTCCAATGGAAATAGTAAGGTTTGCTTCAATATATGCTGCTATAAAAAGTAGTACTGCAATAATTAACATAAGTATTATAGCATCTACTACCATTTTAAGTCCACTAAATAGGTGGTCTTTAAAGGATGCATTTTTATTTCTAGAAAATCCACTAAGTATTCTTAGTATTGCTTGTGTTATTCTAAATCCAGCAGCTCCCGCAAGTATTATTCCTGCTAATTCTACAATTCCATGTGGTAGTGTATATGATAGGAAGTAGGTTATTGGAAGAGTAGATCCCATGTATCCAATAAATAATGCATTATATATTATTAAATATATTGTTGTAACACTAAGGTATGCTCCGCCAATAAACATATTTATAGCTACACTATAATTGTTCATGAATAGGTAGTTTGTGGATAATGTTACTGTTCCTTGTTGTACTCCTTGTTGCATTTGTTGTATTCCTGGAAGTACTAATGACTGGAATACTGATGGGTAGAAGTATCCTAGTAACATGAATACTAGTAATATAGTTAATGATAGAAGTATATGATATTTTATTCTATGGAAATATATTATAATGTATCTTTTTATGGATTTATTATCTTCATTTAGTTGAAACTTCTTATCTAATTGGAAGTCATAGATATTTGTATATGTATGATTAACACAGTCTATAAATAGTTGTGATATAAATGCACATATTATTATAAATGCATATGTTGGATTAACTTGTATGTATACAGCTAGTATTGCAATTATTGATACTGGATATATGATTTTCTTTAAATTATTTTCTGCAAAGAATGTTATGATAAGTGTAGATACTACTACAAGGGGTAGTTCTATATCCATTATGTCTGGCATTTTAACTTGTGCTGTCCATGCTGATGCAATATATATGAGTACTGCTAGTATTGTTGTTACAAGATATATATTAATGTCAGATACTACTTTTTTATCATAGATTTTTTTATCTGCCTTGAAGTCTAGGTTATCTTTTATATTGTTAATTCTGGTGTATATACTTTTTTCATCTTTTCGTTTTTGTTGTTCTTCTATTGTTTTGTCATTTATAATTTTCTTCACAGCATATTTATCTTCTACTTTTTCTTTTATTTCTGGTTTTATTTGTTCTTTTTTTATAGAGGTTTTAACTTGTGTTATAGTTTCATTATTTTCTATATCTTCAATATCTACAGAATCTATTTCAAGAATATCATCTGAAAGTTCAATTATATCCTCTTCTACCATGTGATTCCTCCTCTTATTGTTTGTATGTTAAGATTAATCTATTAATCTTTTTTTCTATAATATACTAATCAATGTATAATATTTGTACATTTTATATTATATTATTAGTTAAATAAAGTATATATAATTATCAAAAAAACAAGTAAATAATAATTATAGTAAATGAAAATATAACTAACTTAATATATAATTAACAAAATAGAATTTATTATAGAAATTTGGTGAAAACATGCAAATAAAAGTATCATTATTTAATTCCACAACAAATGATCTTGCAATAGTTATAGATTTACTAAGGGCAAGTACAACAATAAATGTAGCACTTAAAAAATTCAACAAAGTAATTCCAGTAAATAATGAAGAAAAAGCACTTAAAATAAAAGAAACAGAAGATGCAATACTTGCAGGAGAACAAGATTTAAAAGTTCCAGAAAGCTTTGATATATCAAATTCTCCAAAAGCAGTACAAGAAAAGAGTGCTGATGTACTAGTGCTTAAAACAACCAATGGAACAAAGGTACTTGAATCCATAAAGATGAGAAATAATAATGTTAAAGTACTTGTTGGAACAGCAATCAATGCAAAAGCTGTAGCACAAAAAGCAATAGAACTTGCAACAGATGAGATTGAATTAATTATGGCTGGTCGACATGAGGAATTTACAATAGAAGATGCAATAGGTGTAGGTTTAATAATACAGGAAATAATAGAAATTAGTAAAGAATTAGATATTGATATAAAATTAGAAGAATCTGCATTAGCTGCTAAATTATTAACTGATAATACTGATAAAGCAGTACAATTAATTAAAAATTCTTTAAGTGGACAGAGATTAGTTAGTTTAGGTTATGGGGATGATGTGGGAATTTGTCAAGAAATAAATACAATTGATTTTGCATCTATTTATGATGATGGTCAAATTACTAAGTTATAACTAAACTATATTTCTTTTATAATTTGATAGATGCATGGTTTTTTTAGTAACCATGATGTTCAAGTACATGATACATTTTATATCTTGGTATTCGTAGTATATCATGTGTATTTTTTGTATTATATATTGGTGATAATTCTGTTGTTTCTAGAAATACTCTACCTTCAGCTATTTTAATTAGTAGTTTCATATCACCTGGTGTTACTACTTTTTCAGGATTTTCTAGGATAGAATCTATATCTTCATTTAATTTAATTATTTTCACTGCTATTTGTCCATCATAGGGTATTTCATTTTCTATACAATATTCTAGTAAGTACTTATGATAGTTTTTTATAAATTGTAGTTCTTCTTTAAAGCCTAGATTGTTCAGTGTTAATTTTTTATTATTCATAATACCATTTTCTTTTATTTTTTTTGTACTGGTATTATTTTTGATTTTAATATTATCTAATCTTTTTTATTTTTTTTAGAATAAAGTATTTTATTTATATTTGGTGTAGAGGTAGTATTTCTTTTAAAAAAGAGTTTAAGGAAAGTTTTCTATTCATCTTCTATTTCAATTGATTTAAGTTCTTCTTTTCTAAGTGCTAATGAAAAGCCTTGTATTTTTACTTCTACTGGATATCCTAGTGGTGCTTTTCTTTGGAATTTAATTGGTGTTCCACTTACTAATCCCATTTCTCTTAGATGTTTTCCAAGTGATCCTTTTACTTTATGTTTTTTTATGATTCCTGTTTCTCCTAAGTTTAAATCATCTGCAGTTCTAGTCATTTTTTTTACTCCTTTTTTATTAGTTGTGAAAATAAAATTCTTTGTTTTATTTTATTGTTTTTAATAATTATTTCAACCTATTATACTTATACCCCTATAGGTATAATATATACTATACCCCCCAAGATATATAAATATTTCATACATAAAAACAGGAAATACTTTAAAAAAAATCAAAAAACAACAAATAAACAAACAATAAATAAACAACATTTATAAATAATATAAACAATCAACTATCAATAAGAT contains:
- a CDS encoding helix-turn-helix transcriptional regulator, with product MNHEELKKENIKELTELNQTLPTTEEFEEYSEKLKALSDPTRLKIIYLLGNGLKCTCAIQEVLQKPQSNISHHLKILKNAGFITSEKEGIWVYHECNPKILKLVDALIKEIK
- a CDS encoding energy-coupling factor ABC transporter permease, which translates into the protein MHVPDGIIPFNFLIIYAIIAIILLVYVFYNARGKQLSEKNIPLIALFVVATVIVQFIELPIIPLACIHLSLIAIIALYDVKTSMIVYMFVTIIQAFLGEGGVSTLGINLLNLAIIAPLLAYGIYHILHKINRDIALFASGFGAVAVIGLIVAIEYAVAGTLPITYGLYTIVPVEIFVGILEGIATVLVMRLLSKVKPELVPVMNDN
- a CDS encoding DUF4013 domain-containing protein, coding for MILDIYKDSLEYNTQNIKTILTLGIPTMLLAVLSILMLYNIIYFKGNLRINLFGIIIVLSIISIVFIEGYNYRIIQTATHGLINGCDKLPLFNNYKKLLIDGIKVSIIKIIYHIIPITLIYLSINRPLLCIPAILIYVLMKILFMIAIANMSITNKMKSYQFIIEPYILMINSRATGLIYNIK
- a CDS encoding stage II sporulation protein M, which encodes MVEEDIIELSDDILEIDSVDIEDIENNETITQVKTSIKKEQIKPEIKEKVEDKYAVKKIINDKTIEEQQKRKDEKSIYTRINNIKDNLDFKADKKIYDKKVVSDINIYLVTTILAVLIYIASAWTAQVKMPDIMDIELPLVVVSTLIITFFAENNLKKIIYPVSIIAILAVYIQVNPTYAFIIICAFISQLFIDCVNHTYTNIYDFQLDKKFQLNEDNKSIKRYIIIYFHRIKYHILLSLTILLVFMLLGYFYPSVFQSLVLPGIQQMQQGVQQGTVTLSTNYLFMNNYSVAINMFIGGAYLSVTTIYLIIYNALFIGYMGSTLPITYFLSYTLPHGIVELAGIILAGAAGFRITQAILRILSGFSRNKNASFKDHLFSGLKMVVDAIILMLIIAVLLFIAAYIEANLTISIGSALLG
- a CDS encoding aldo/keto reductase, which encodes MKKLGFGLMRLPLLDEDDVSSINQELFNEMVDLFMKCGFTYFDTAYIYLKGNSEKSFKKAVVDRYPRDSFVVADKLPIFDLESTSQMQDVFEEQLERCGVDYFDYYLLHNVSTKHVSKFTDIDSFKFVRDMKACGKIKHIGISCHDTPEFLDNILTKHPEIEFVQLQINYLDWMDKNIQARNCYDIVCKHGLKVVIMEPLKGGALINVPHDVKGLFKNYDETRSVASWAMRFNLSLDNVLVILSGMKNMDDLQDNISTVDNFKGISKEESNILNKAVDIINDTSAIKCTSCNYCIDNCPANINISKFFELYNTQKLLNQSHSIAMYYRNYVSDSNHKKPSDCLKCNKCLDYCPQKLNIPDNLDKVGQLFE
- the comB gene encoding 2-phosphosulfolactate phosphatase, whose amino-acid sequence is MQIKVSLFNSTTNDLAIVIDLLRASTTINVALKKFNKVIPVNNEEKALKIKETEDAILAGEQDLKVPESFDISNSPKAVQEKSADVLVLKTTNGTKVLESIKMRNNNVKVLVGTAINAKAVAQKAIELATDEIELIMAGRHEEFTIEDAIGVGLIIQEIIEISKELDIDIKLEESALAAKLLTDNTDKAVQLIKNSLSGQRLVSLGYGDDVGICQEINTIDFASIYDDGQITKL
- a CDS encoding DUF4013 domain-containing protein, with translation MILDIYKDAFEYSVQDVKTLIIMGIMVFLSFLIIPLFMLTGYEYRVIKTAVNGMINGDEKLPSFDNWEKMIVDGIKVCLIKLVYLLIPILLTLISIKYVSGLIIIALIAFIVFDMLSMVGIANMVNHNDDIKAAFTNDVIDIIRSIGIFKYLEFYLGMIIINLVINTVYFALISLIIFLFLGISIYSILSGPAIILAIATSLLCSLAYSFIVAPYILVFNSRITGLIYNIR
- a CDS encoding helix-turn-helix transcriptional regulator, with amino-acid sequence MKTKINYFVKNSNLNQEQILKKINISQKTWDAIIDEKYVPTLLTAHKITKALNCNHIDEVFFE
- a CDS encoding helix-turn-helix transcriptional regulator, producing the protein MKTNISYLRKALNLSQQELADKTGVTRQTINVLENGRYNPSLMVAYKITKILECKHIEDVFILDENEDNED
- a CDS encoding FeoA family protein translates to MTRTADDLNLGETGIIKKHKVKGSLGKHLREMGLVSGTPIKFQRKAPLGYPVEVKIQGFSLALRKEELKSIEIEDE
- a CDS encoding TatD family hydrolase, whose product is MMELIDIGLNLMHKSYSKDRHNVMKEAENVGVTKAIITGSSIASSISAAEYASKYPGVLYSTCGVHPHDAKTCDEYTIDTLRKLAVNDCVVAIGECGLDYNRNYSPQNIQRKWFEEQVKLAEELDMPVFLHDREAYDDFAKILRKHENVAKRSVVHCFTGTKYEAEDYLDLGCYIGVTGWICDERRNQELLKAIKVIPPEKLMIETDGPFLLPRDFKTKPKKNRNEPKYLPHILNRIAKEMNINPDELAEHVTRNTKKFFNI